From the Methanobacterium sp. BAmetb5 genome, the window ACCGTAACATGCCCCGGGTATTCGGTGACTCCTTGATCCACATATCTGAGGTGGATGCGGTGGTTGAAAACCATCAGGCTATCTCCGACTTCCCTTGTGGTGAAAAACAGCCCGAGGCAGATATCATTGGTAAAAACATATCCAAACTGGTACCTGACGGTGCAACCATCCAAATGGGTATCGGGGTGCTGCCCAACGCCGTGGCTGAACAACTGGAAAACCACTCTGACCTGGGAATACACACCGAAGTATTTGGTCCGGGAATGGTACACCTCATAAAAAAGGGAGTGATAACCGGTGAAAAGAAAACCCTCCACCCCCGCAAACACGTCTTCACTGTAGCCCAGGGAGACCAGGAAATGCTGGAGTTCATGAACCAGAACCCGGCCATGGAAAGCTATCCCTGCTCCTACGTGAACAACCCCGCAGTCATCGCCAAAAACGACAGGATGATCTCCATAAACTCCCTGATACAAGTGGATCTCCTGGGTCAGTGTAATGCCGAGTACCTGGCAGGACACCAGTACAGTGGAACCGGTGGACAGCTGGACTTTGTCCGGGGGGCCTTCGATTCTCGTGGAGGGAAATCCATACTGGCCTTCTATTCCACCGCCAGAAATGGCACGGTATCCCGGGTGGTGGATCATTTAGACCCCGGGGCCATGGTCACCACACCACGTATGGACACCCATTACCTGGTCACTGAGTATGGGGTTGCCAATCTCAAGGGTAAATCCACCCGGGAAAGAGCACATGAAATAATAAACATAGCCCATCCCCGGTTCCGTGAAGAACTCTACCGGCGCGCTGAAGAGATGTACATTATATAATTCATCTTCATTAGAGGTTTTTAACTTCTGCAACTTTCAAAATCGTAAGTTAATCTCTGTACTTGTTCAATTTATTAGGAATGGTTGGATTAGGACGGGATTGATGAGATTAGAGGAATGACTCGTTATCCAAGTCGACCTCACAAGCACCAAATTTTAACTTCTTTTTATTTACCCAGACAAAGCCATGATCGGGAGTGATGACGGCCACGTCTATAGGGCCCCCTACACCAGGCATATCGCCCGGGTCAGCGTTAATACCATCACTGAAACGCTGTATGGCACT encodes:
- a CDS encoding acetyl-CoA hydrolase/transferase family protein, whose product is MYEKDYQGKLTTPAQAVKSIHNGDMLVHGLTMAEPPALLKAVADRLREGDLEKIRMFSVIPLDSVCSTILAPDLVDCVEAYSGFVDSGTRGLVSAGLNYYVPNHLHQIPRLLEEFIGVDVCITTVSPMDDAGYFSFGTANDFTSTAARAARILMVEVNRNMPRVFGDSLIHISEVDAVVENHQAISDFPCGEKQPEADIIGKNISKLVPDGATIQMGIGVLPNAVAEQLENHSDLGIHTEVFGPGMVHLIKKGVITGEKKTLHPRKHVFTVAQGDQEMLEFMNQNPAMESYPCSYVNNPAVIAKNDRMISINSLIQVDLLGQCNAEYLAGHQYSGTGGQLDFVRGAFDSRGGKSILAFYSTARNGTVSRVVDHLDPGAMVTTPRMDTHYLVTEYGVANLKGKSTRERAHEIINIAHPRFREELYRRAEEMYII